From Gemmatimonadaceae bacterium, the proteins below share one genomic window:
- a CDS encoding DUF411 domain-containing protein — protein MTHRFDRRDFLRAGATALGGVALGALAGRALGAQQGTAPGAQALPTMTVYKSPSCGCCGAWVDHAKSNGFTVRTVNTEDLATVKRELGVPARLASCHTVVVGSYIIEGHVPAGDVKRLLTEKAKVRGLAVPGMPIGSPGMEQGPPSGYERYDVLAFETSGAVRVFASHGPPVRR, from the coding sequence ATGACCCATCGATTTGATCGGCGCGACTTCCTGCGCGCAGGCGCTACGGCACTCGGTGGCGTTGCGCTCGGTGCACTTGCCGGCCGTGCGCTGGGCGCACAGCAGGGTACCGCGCCGGGCGCGCAGGCCCTGCCGACGATGACCGTCTACAAGAGTCCCTCCTGTGGGTGCTGCGGCGCCTGGGTGGACCACGCCAAGAGCAACGGCTTCACGGTCCGCACGGTGAACACCGAAGACCTCGCGACAGTGAAGCGCGAACTCGGCGTTCCCGCGCGCCTCGCCTCCTGCCACACGGTGGTGGTGGGCAGTTACATCATCGAGGGCCACGTGCCCGCCGGCGATGTGAAACGCCTGCTCACGGAGAAGGCGAAAGTCCGCGGGCTCGCCGTGCCCGGCATGCCAATCGGGTCGCCAGGGATGGAGCAGGGCCCGCCGTCCGGTTACGAGCGCTATGACGTGCTCGCGTTCGAGACTTCGGGTGCGGTGCGCGTCTTTGCGTCACACGGGCCTCCGGTGCGGCGCTGA
- a CDS encoding M20/M25/M40 family metallo-hydrolase, producing the protein MPSLSLRHSPVLAALLLPAALAAQTVQLADRDPAVQRAMSALQSQQAWTLAQQISICEIPAPPFKEQARAEEFRKRLTSFGYANARIDAEGNVIAELGAGNGPTVMIAGHLDTVFPEGTDVTTTRTENRVAGPGIGDDCRGLAVVLTLAKAFKEIGIVPKGRVLFVGNVGEEGPGNLRGVRHLLTKEYAGKVDYFISVDGSGGAGITSRAVGSHRYTISFEGPGGHSYGAFGMTNPMHAMGRAIARIADLQVPSGSKTTFNVGIVRGGTSVNTITPMAQMDVDMRSESAENLMEMDRRIRAAVDTAVAEELARWPNSRAPITVKYDTIGIRPTGGQSDEAFIVRTAMAAARLLDDGLAWTPRTGASSTDSNLPISMGIPAITINGGGRGGGAHGTEEFYIETPDSYKGPQFALLIVTALAGISGSTGATP; encoded by the coding sequence ATGCCAAGCCTTTCCCTCCGCCACAGCCCAGTCCTTGCCGCGCTGCTGCTCCCCGCGGCCCTCGCGGCACAAACCGTACAGCTCGCCGACCGCGACCCCGCCGTGCAACGCGCCATGTCGGCGCTCCAGTCGCAGCAGGCCTGGACACTCGCGCAGCAGATTTCGATCTGCGAGATCCCCGCGCCGCCCTTCAAGGAACAGGCCCGCGCCGAGGAGTTCCGTAAGCGCCTGACCTCGTTCGGCTACGCCAATGCACGCATCGACGCTGAAGGAAACGTCATCGCTGAACTCGGTGCCGGCAACGGTCCGACCGTGATGATTGCCGGGCACCTCGACACGGTCTTCCCCGAGGGGACCGACGTCACGACCACGCGCACCGAGAACCGCGTGGCTGGTCCCGGTATCGGCGACGACTGCCGCGGCCTTGCCGTGGTCCTCACGCTCGCCAAGGCCTTCAAGGAGATCGGCATTGTCCCGAAGGGTCGGGTGCTGTTCGTCGGTAACGTCGGTGAGGAGGGCCCAGGCAACCTGCGCGGTGTGAGGCATCTCCTGACCAAGGAATACGCCGGCAAGGTAGACTACTTCATCTCGGTGGATGGCTCGGGCGGCGCCGGCATCACCTCGCGTGCCGTCGGATCGCACCGCTACACCATCTCGTTCGAAGGCCCCGGCGGCCACAGCTACGGCGCCTTCGGCATGACGAACCCGATGCACGCGATGGGGCGCGCCATCGCGCGGATTGCGGACCTTCAGGTACCATCCGGCTCGAAGACCACCTTCAACGTCGGCATCGTGCGCGGCGGCACAAGCGTGAACACAATCACGCCGATGGCACAGATGGACGTGGATATGCGCTCCGAGTCCGCGGAGAACCTCATGGAGATGGACCGTCGGATCCGCGCTGCCGTCGACACGGCCGTCGCCGAGGAACTGGCGCGCTGGCCCAACTCGCGTGCGCCGATCACGGTGAAGTACGACACGATCGGCATCCGCCCGACGGGCGGCCAGAGCGACGAGGCCTTCATCGTGCGCACGGCGATGGCGGCGGCCCGACTGCTGGACGACGGGCTCGCCTGGACCCCGCGCACTGGTGCGTCGAGCACGGACTCCAACCTGCCGATCTCGATGGGCATCCCGGCCATCACGATCAACGGCGGCGGCCGCGGCGGCGGCGCGCACGGCACGGAGGAGTTCTACATCGAGACGCCGGATTCCTACAAAGGCCCGCAGTTCGCGCTGCTTATCGTGACGGCGTTGGCGGGAATCTCCGGCAGCACGGGAGCAACGCCATGA
- a CDS encoding FKBP-type peptidyl-prolyl cis-trans isomerase has protein sequence MPRFRLSALFLLLLATTACLDGGVFVPRIDDVSFAPELNVNIALSTRTASGLYYRDVTVGTGNLVRSAESGDSVSVRYEGFLRNAYKFDGNLTATEPLRFVTGDGTVIDGFDEGVRGMQVGGVRQIILPPALAYGSRSQAGIPPNSILVFTVTLTRAVTPAPTI, from the coding sequence ATGCCACGCTTCCGCTTGAGTGCCCTGTTCCTGCTCCTCCTCGCCACGACTGCCTGCCTTGACGGCGGTGTGTTCGTGCCGCGCATCGACGACGTGAGCTTCGCGCCGGAGCTCAATGTCAACATCGCGTTGTCCACGCGAACGGCATCGGGACTCTACTACCGCGACGTCACGGTTGGGACTGGAAACCTGGTCCGCTCCGCCGAGAGCGGCGATTCGGTTTCCGTGCGCTACGAAGGATTCCTACGCAATGCCTACAAGTTCGATGGCAACCTGACCGCCACCGAGCCGCTGCGATTCGTCACGGGCGACGGGACGGTAATCGACGGCTTCGACGAAGGAGTGCGCGGCATGCAGGTGGGTGGCGTGCGCCAGATCATCCTGCCGCCGGCGCTCGCCTACGGCAGCCGCTCGCAGGCCGGCATTCCCCCCAACAGCATCCTGGTGTTCACGGTGACGCTCACGCGCGCGGTCACCCCAGCCCCGACCATCTGA
- a CDS encoding bestrophin family protein yields the protein MISYDPKNWLRILFDFPRSPIFRTLFLDVLGAGAWAALVVWIETDVFRVAVPLGPSFLSILGIILGLLLVFRTNTAYDRWWEGRKLWGQLVNISRGLSRQLSMAPAERRSRYADLLAEFPPALAAHLRRERGAPGPHVPNRILSELHAEVRVDAEAGRLATDARLVTAPLLQGFDDVLGACERIRNTPIPFSYSSYVKQFVVLYALVMPFGLVQEFGYGTIIASMFTFFATMGLELLAGEVEEPFGTDRNDLPLEEISAVIVRDVRGILTP from the coding sequence ATGATCAGCTACGACCCCAAGAACTGGCTGCGCATCCTCTTCGACTTCCCGCGCAGCCCCATTTTCCGCACCCTCTTCCTCGACGTGCTTGGCGCCGGCGCCTGGGCTGCACTTGTCGTGTGGATCGAGACAGACGTGTTCCGCGTGGCCGTGCCTCTCGGACCGTCCTTCCTCTCCATCCTCGGCATCATCCTCGGCTTGCTGCTCGTCTTTCGGACGAACACCGCCTACGACCGCTGGTGGGAAGGGCGCAAGCTCTGGGGACAGCTGGTGAACATCTCGCGTGGACTCTCGCGGCAGCTTTCCATGGCACCTGCCGAACGGCGCTCCCGGTACGCCGACCTGCTGGCGGAGTTTCCGCCGGCGCTCGCTGCGCACCTCCGGCGCGAGCGCGGCGCACCCGGACCTCATGTGCCGAACCGCATCCTGTCCGAGCTGCACGCGGAAGTGCGCGTGGATGCCGAGGCGGGCCGGCTCGCCACCGACGCACGACTCGTCACCGCACCGCTGCTCCAGGGGTTCGACGACGTGCTCGGCGCCTGCGAGCGCATCCGCAACACACCAATCCCGTTCAGCTACTCGAGCTATGTGAAGCAGTTCGTCGTGCTCTACGCGCTGGTGATGCCCTTCGGCCTCGTGCAGGAGTTCGGCTACGGTACCATCATCGCCAGCATGTTCACGTTCTTTGCCACGATGGGCCTCGAGCTCCTCGCCGGCGAGGTCGAGGAGCCCTTTGGCACGGATCGAAACGACCTGCCGCTCGAGGAGATCTCGGCGGTGATCGTCCGCGACGTGCGCGGGATCCTTACGCCGTAG
- a CDS encoding AMP-binding protein, with amino-acid sequence MTEHPWFRHYDPGVPRTIGSYPAGTLLDGIVEAVRERPGAPAFHFKGRQMSWQELEDASDAFAVALAAMGVGRGDRVACVLPNCPQFFIGELAAWKLGAVYVPLNPIYTDDELAGPLESTGASVVLVLSAFYERVKAVQRRIPGVQHVVVTNIKEWFPPILRALFTLLVEQKAGHRATVQEGDPWLPALLERHRGQHPDAARPTPDDDAMLLMSGGTTGTPKAVRVHHGGLVQTGTQVNAWLGAVLPKWEGVYCLPLPMFHSYGACGVQSVCFLGHNAIALVPNPRDFDDLVKTIERTKPAVFCGVPTLYNALLNHRRVKAGKVDFRSMKACISGAAPMMVETMKRFEAATGARIVEGYALTESVLAATVSPLRGPVKPGSVGTPLPDVEVRIVDADDASKPMALGETGEILLAGPQIMRGYWKNDAETREMLRRDADGRWWLHTADLGYLDDDGFLFIVDRKKDLIKMRGMQVWPREIEEVIAEHPAVQEVGVRGFPDPAQGEVAVAFVVRRLGQAVTAQEIRQWCKDRMAPFKVPARVVFKSDLPKSMVGKVLRRFLTEEASPA; translated from the coding sequence ATGACCGAGCATCCTTGGTTCCGCCACTACGACCCCGGCGTGCCTCGCACGATCGGGTCCTATCCCGCCGGCACGCTGCTGGACGGGATTGTGGAAGCCGTGCGCGAGCGGCCTGGGGCGCCCGCGTTCCATTTCAAGGGCCGGCAGATGTCCTGGCAGGAGCTCGAGGATGCCAGCGATGCCTTCGCGGTGGCCTTGGCGGCCATGGGGGTGGGGCGGGGCGATCGCGTGGCCTGCGTGCTGCCCAACTGTCCGCAGTTCTTCATCGGCGAGTTGGCGGCGTGGAAGCTTGGGGCGGTCTATGTACCGCTGAATCCGATCTATACCGACGACGAGCTCGCCGGGCCGTTGGAGTCCACCGGTGCCAGCGTCGTGCTCGTGCTAAGCGCCTTCTACGAGCGCGTGAAGGCCGTGCAGCGGCGCATACCGGGTGTGCAGCACGTGGTCGTGACGAACATCAAGGAATGGTTTCCGCCGATTTTGCGCGCGCTCTTCACGTTGTTGGTGGAACAGAAGGCAGGGCACCGGGCCACGGTGCAGGAAGGAGATCCCTGGCTTCCGGCGCTGCTCGAGCGGCATCGTGGCCAGCACCCCGATGCCGCTCGCCCGACGCCGGATGACGATGCGATGCTCCTGATGAGTGGCGGAACCACGGGCACGCCGAAGGCGGTCCGCGTACACCACGGCGGGTTGGTGCAGACCGGTACGCAAGTGAACGCCTGGTTGGGTGCCGTGCTCCCGAAGTGGGAGGGCGTGTACTGCCTGCCGCTGCCGATGTTTCACTCGTACGGCGCGTGCGGCGTGCAGTCGGTGTGCTTCCTGGGGCACAATGCCATCGCGCTGGTGCCGAACCCTCGCGACTTCGACGACCTCGTGAAGACGATCGAGCGCACGAAGCCTGCCGTCTTCTGTGGGGTGCCGACGCTCTACAATGCGTTGCTCAACCATCGCCGCGTGAAGGCCGGAAAGGTGGACTTCCGTTCCATGAAGGCCTGCATCTCCGGCGCGGCGCCAATGATGGTCGAGACGATGAAGCGATTCGAAGCGGCCACGGGCGCGCGAATCGTCGAGGGCTACGCGCTGACCGAGAGCGTGCTGGCCGCGACCGTGTCGCCGCTTCGCGGGCCCGTGAAGCCCGGATCGGTCGGCACCCCGTTGCCGGACGTCGAAGTACGGATTGTGGACGCCGACGATGCGTCGAAGCCGATGGCGCTGGGCGAGACAGGTGAAATCCTGCTCGCTGGCCCGCAGATCATGCGCGGCTACTGGAAAAACGACGCCGAGACGCGGGAAATGCTCCGACGCGATGCCGATGGGCGCTGGTGGCTCCATACCGCCGACCTCGGCTATCTCGACGACGACGGATTCCTGTTCATCGTCGACCGCAAGAAGGACCTGATCAAGATGCGTGGGATGCAGGTGTGGCCGCGCGAGATCGAGGAGGTCATTGCCGAGCACCCCGCGGTGCAGGAAGTCGGGGTCCGCGGTTTCCCGGATCCGGCGCAGGGCGAGGTCGCGGTGGCCTTCGTCGTGCGACGCCTTGGCCAGGCGGTAACGGCGCAGGAGATCAGGCAATGGTGCAAGGACCGAATGGCACCGTTCAAGGTGCCGGCTCGCGTGGTGTTCAAGTCGGACCTGCCGAAGAGCATGGTGGGCAAGGTGCTGCGGCGGTTTCTCACCGAAGAGGCATCGCCCGCGTGA
- a CDS encoding threonine/serine exporter family protein: MTSEASGPPVLVGPAARLNDRVRFLVELARRLHLAGVSASRLEGAMRSVAASIGVRAEIWSTPTGLLLSLSDAGTPHGTQETRVLRLEPGNIHLGAMARLDTIAGEVVAGAMSVEEAWDAMHALDRPITTREELVGVAAFGLAAASVAGLLRTSWVDVVVALVLGLVIGWIDLLSRTRPHLNAASEAVAALVATALATAFAHFVAPLSLQTVIVAALIVLMPGLSLTTAVAELASQQLVTGTTRFAGAMTVLLKLTFGSVAASQLVLAAGWAPMAGTPEPLPRAVEFVAAIAAAFSFAVLFRASRRDVLLVMASAILGYVLTRIGSSWFGVVASGTFAGAVFFSSLTMAALANLYGRMANRPGALVRVPGIMLLVPGSVGFRALAFVMERDYTLGFDTLVAVLSAVLALVAGLLFGSLLVPPRRHL; the protein is encoded by the coding sequence GTGACCTCCGAGGCGTCGGGACCGCCGGTGCTGGTTGGGCCGGCGGCCAGGCTCAACGACCGCGTCCGCTTCCTCGTGGAGCTGGCGCGGCGCCTGCATCTGGCCGGCGTCTCGGCGTCACGGCTTGAGGGGGCGATGCGCTCGGTTGCTGCGTCGATCGGCGTCCGTGCGGAGATCTGGTCTACGCCCACGGGGCTCTTGCTCTCGCTGAGTGACGCCGGCACGCCGCACGGCACGCAGGAGACGCGCGTGCTGCGTCTCGAGCCGGGCAACATCCACCTCGGCGCGATGGCACGACTGGACACCATCGCCGGCGAGGTGGTCGCCGGTGCGATGTCGGTGGAGGAAGCCTGGGACGCGATGCACGCGCTCGACCGGCCCATCACAACCCGTGAGGAGCTCGTCGGCGTGGCGGCGTTCGGACTGGCAGCGGCGTCCGTCGCTGGACTGCTTCGCACCAGCTGGGTGGACGTGGTGGTGGCGCTCGTGCTGGGCCTCGTCATCGGCTGGATCGACCTCCTGAGCCGCACGCGGCCGCATCTCAATGCGGCATCGGAGGCAGTGGCGGCCCTGGTGGCGACGGCGCTGGCGACCGCGTTCGCGCACTTCGTCGCGCCGCTGTCGCTGCAGACGGTGATCGTCGCGGCTTTGATCGTGCTGATGCCGGGTCTGTCACTGACCACGGCCGTGGCGGAGTTGGCGTCGCAGCAGCTCGTGACTGGGACGACCCGGTTCGCCGGTGCGATGACGGTGTTGCTCAAGCTGACCTTCGGGTCCGTGGCGGCGTCGCAGCTAGTGCTGGCGGCAGGCTGGGCGCCGATGGCCGGCACACCCGAGCCACTACCGCGGGCGGTCGAGTTCGTGGCGGCCATCGCGGCAGCGTTCTCGTTTGCCGTGCTGTTTCGGGCCAGTCGGCGCGACGTCCTGCTGGTCATGGCCAGCGCCATTCTGGGCTACGTCCTGACCCGCATCGGGAGCAGCTGGTTCGGTGTGGTCGCGAGCGGCACCTTCGCGGGCGCCGTGTTCTTCTCATCACTGACGATGGCGGCCTTGGCCAACCTCTATGGGCGGATGGCGAACCGTCCGGGAGCCCTGGTCCGTGTACCGGGAATCATGCTACTCGTGCCCGGCAGTGTGGGATTCCGGGCGCTGGCCTTCGTGATGGAGCGAGACTACACCTTGGGCTTTGACACCCTTGTGGCGGTGCTCAGCGCCGTGCTGGCCTTGGTGGCTGGGCTGCTGTTCGGGAGCCTGCTAGTCCCTCCCCGGCGACATCTATAG
- a CDS encoding DUF2892 domain-containing protein, whose product MCADRIIRRFAGIFLLASLALGWFVDPRWFLFTAFVGLNLLQSSLTDFCPLERVLGRLGFPGCRARVTDSPRS is encoded by the coding sequence GTGTGTGCTGACCGAATCATTCGCCGTTTCGCCGGTATCTTTCTCTTGGCCTCGCTCGCGCTGGGCTGGTTCGTGGACCCGCGCTGGTTCCTCTTCACGGCCTTCGTGGGCCTGAACCTGCTGCAGTCGAGCCTGACCGACTTCTGTCCCCTGGAGCGGGTGCTTGGCCGTCTTGGATTCCCCGGCTGCCGCGCCCGCGTGACCGACTCCCCGAGGTCCTGA
- a CDS encoding OsmC family protein → MMASYFATIRWTRGDDEFLRQKYSRGHTWHFDEGITVPASASPHVLRAPLSVAAAVDPEEALVAALSSCHMLFILSYLSKAGFVAESYEDPAEGVMEKRPDGKVALTRVTLRPTITFKGTAPDEATYARLHHEAHEECYIANSVNFPVLLEPKMAVATA, encoded by the coding sequence CTGATGGCCAGCTATTTCGCCACGATTCGCTGGACGCGCGGCGACGATGAGTTCCTTCGTCAGAAATACTCGCGCGGCCACACCTGGCATTTCGACGAAGGCATCACCGTGCCGGCGTCCGCGTCACCGCATGTGCTGCGCGCGCCGTTGTCCGTGGCGGCGGCGGTGGACCCGGAGGAGGCGCTGGTGGCCGCACTCTCAAGCTGCCACATGCTGTTCATCCTCTCGTATCTCTCCAAGGCCGGCTTTGTCGCTGAGTCCTACGAGGATCCCGCCGAAGGCGTGATGGAGAAGCGGCCGGACGGCAAGGTGGCGCTCACGCGCGTGACGCTGCGGCCCACCATCACGTTCAAGGGCACCGCGCCGGACGAAGCGACCTACGCGCGACTGCACCACGAGGCGCACGAGGAGTGCTACATCGCCAATTCGGTGAACTTCCCTGTGCTTCTGGAACCGAAGATGGCGGTCGCTACGGCGTAA
- a CDS encoding fatty acid desaturase has translation MSDRSVDIARSDWRSIIARYAGSDIRVSLWQLSSTMFLLFAGLYIAYAMMVPAPWLSALLILPLAGLLIRTFVIMHDCAHGSFLPWPKVNDAIGFVTGVLTFTPFQQWRREHALHHASSGDLDRRGYGDVTTLTVSEYRALTWFGRLKYRLYRHPFVLFGVGPLHMMVLQRFRMPSLASGAKQLWNVWMTNIALLAVTMLLIVLFGWKVALLVYFPAYYLAAAGGIWLFYVQHQFEEAYWERGKEWDYATAAITGSSHLRMPGILNWFTGHIGLHHVHHLGPKIPNYRLAAAHEENEVFHAAPVLTMRTAFRTLRLTLWDEERGRMIGFRELRKLPV, from the coding sequence ATGAGTGACCGCTCGGTGGACATCGCGCGCAGCGACTGGCGCAGCATCATCGCCCGCTACGCAGGCTCGGACATTCGCGTCTCGCTCTGGCAGCTGTCGAGCACGATGTTCCTGCTGTTCGCCGGGCTGTACATCGCCTACGCGATGATGGTGCCGGCGCCCTGGCTCTCGGCGCTGTTGATCCTGCCGCTCGCGGGGCTGTTGATCCGGACCTTCGTGATCATGCACGATTGCGCGCACGGGTCCTTCTTGCCCTGGCCGAAGGTCAACGACGCCATTGGTTTCGTCACGGGCGTCCTGACCTTTACGCCATTCCAGCAGTGGCGACGCGAGCATGCGCTGCACCACGCGTCGTCGGGCGACCTTGACCGTCGCGGCTATGGCGACGTCACGACGCTGACGGTCTCCGAGTACCGCGCGCTGACGTGGTTTGGCCGGCTCAAGTACCGGCTGTATCGCCATCCGTTCGTGCTGTTTGGCGTGGGCCCGCTGCACATGATGGTGCTGCAGCGCTTTCGGATGCCGAGTCTAGCCAGCGGTGCAAAGCAGCTGTGGAACGTGTGGATGACGAACATCGCACTGCTGGCGGTGACGATGTTGCTCATCGTGCTTTTTGGCTGGAAGGTTGCGCTGCTGGTCTATTTCCCCGCGTACTATCTTGCCGCGGCCGGCGGCATCTGGCTCTTCTATGTGCAGCACCAGTTCGAAGAGGCGTACTGGGAGCGCGGCAAGGAATGGGATTACGCCACGGCCGCAATCACGGGCAGCTCGCACCTGCGGATGCCCGGGATCCTGAACTGGTTTACGGGCCACATCGGGCTGCACCACGTGCATCACTTGGGACCGAAGATCCCGAACTACCGCCTCGCTGCCGCGCACGAGGAGAACGAGGTTTTCCACGCGGCTCCCGTGCTGACGATGCGCACGGCGTTCCGTACGCTGCGGCTCACGCTTTGGGATGAGGAGCGGGGGCGGATGATTGGGTTCCGTGAGTTGCGGAAGTTGCCCGTGTAA
- a CDS encoding S9 family peptidase, with amino-acid sequence MRIAAALIAFAFVTPQLAAQQAPAQQSPRQRQVVPMDSARASRLYVSDRPEDHPWSNWDQAVSNKARTDSIFAARSRGVMRYEKISYRSSADGLEIPAYVFSPLQTRGARGHAAMVWVHGGVHGNWDQNYLPFIIEAVQRGYVIVAPEYRGSTGYGREFHEAIDYGGKELDDVESAVDYLQTRAEVDPARIGIMGWSHGGFITAHLLMRGDRARFVAGVAMVPVTNLVFRLSYKGPGYQRSFATMQAVQGLPFEKREEYIKRSPYYHVDSLKRPILVHVATNDTDVDFVEAQQMIDALRARKPDLAETKVYVDPTPGPASGGHTFNRRVNRETLLRDDSPEQVDSWNKVWAFLQKHLKP; translated from the coding sequence ATGCGCATTGCCGCCGCCCTGATCGCCTTCGCCTTTGTCACGCCGCAGCTTGCCGCACAGCAGGCACCGGCGCAGCAGTCGCCACGCCAGCGACAAGTGGTGCCGATGGACTCGGCTCGCGCTTCGCGGCTCTACGTGAGCGACCGGCCGGAGGACCATCCCTGGTCCAACTGGGATCAGGCGGTCTCGAACAAGGCGCGCACCGACAGCATCTTCGCCGCCCGTAGCAGAGGGGTGATGCGCTACGAGAAGATCTCGTACCGATCGAGCGCCGACGGGCTGGAGATCCCGGCCTACGTGTTCTCGCCGCTGCAGACGCGCGGCGCGCGTGGGCACGCTGCGATGGTCTGGGTGCACGGCGGCGTCCACGGCAACTGGGACCAGAATTACCTGCCGTTCATCATCGAGGCCGTGCAGCGTGGTTATGTGATCGTCGCACCGGAGTATCGCGGCAGCACGGGCTACGGGCGCGAATTCCACGAGGCCATCGACTACGGCGGCAAGGAGCTGGACGATGTGGAGTCGGCCGTGGACTACCTGCAGACGCGCGCCGAGGTGGATCCGGCGCGGATCGGCATCATGGGATGGAGCCACGGCGGGTTCATCACGGCGCACCTGCTGATGCGCGGGGACCGTGCACGCTTCGTGGCCGGAGTGGCGATGGTGCCGGTGACGAACCTCGTGTTCCGCCTCTCGTACAAGGGACCCGGCTATCAGCGTTCGTTCGCCACCATGCAGGCGGTGCAGGGGCTGCCGTTCGAGAAGCGCGAGGAGTACATCAAGCGCTCGCCGTACTACCACGTGGACTCGCTCAAGCGGCCGATCCTTGTACACGTGGCGACGAACGACACAGATGTGGACTTCGTCGAGGCGCAGCAGATGATCGACGCGCTGCGCGCACGGAAGCCGGATCTTGCGGAGACGAAGGTCTACGTCGATCCGACGCCCGGACCGGCGAGCGGCGGCCACACGTTCAACCGACGCGTCAACCGCGAGACCCTGCTGCGCGACGACTCGCCGGAGCAGGTTGACTCGTGGAACAAGGTGTGGGCGTTCCTACAGAAGCACCTCAAGCCGTGA